In Cicer arietinum cultivar CDC Frontier isolate Library 1 chromosome 7, Cicar.CDCFrontier_v2.0, whole genome shotgun sequence, a single window of DNA contains:
- the LOC101489346 gene encoding uncharacterized protein — MAAPFFSTPFQPYVYQSQQDAITPFQILGGEAQVVQIMLKPQEKIIAKPGSMCFMSGSVEMENAYLPENEVGIWQWLFGKTITNIVVRNSGPSDGFVGIAAPYFARILPIDLAVFDGEILCQPDAFLCSVNDVKVSNTVDQRGRNIVAGAEVFLRQKLSGRGLAFILGGGSVVQKILEVGEVLAVDVSCIVAVTSTVDIQIKYNGPARRTMFGGDNAVTALLTGPGIVFIQSLPFPRFSQRIARAVTSPNMRENPKFFIQIAIFFFMAYVVIVSSLLLTDV, encoded by the exons ATGGCTGCGCCATTTTTCTCAACGCCTTTTCAGCCTTATGTTTATCAG AGCCAGCAAGATGCAATAACCCCTTTTCAGATTTTAGGGGGTGAAGCTCAGGTGGTTCAG ATAATGTTGAAGCCACAAGAAAAAATCATCGCAAAGCCTG GTTCCATGTGCTTTATGTCTGGATCAGTTGAAATGGAAAATGCCTACCTTCCAGAAAATGAAGTTGGCATATGGCAATGGTTGTTTGGCAAAACTATAACTAATATTGTTGTTCGCAATTCTGGACCAAGTGATGGATTTGTTGGAATTGCTGCGCCTTATTTTGCAAGAATTCTCCCG ATTGATTTGGCAGTGTTTGATGGAGAGATTCTGTGTCAG CCTGATGCATTTTTGTGCTCGGTCAATGATGTGAAGGTCAGCAACACAGTTGATCAGAGGGGACGTAATATTGTTGCTGGTGCTGAG GTATTCTTGAGGCAGAAGCTATCTGGTCGAGGGCTCGCATTCATACTAGGCGGTGGATCTG TTGTACAGAAAATTCTTGAGGTTGGTGAAGTTCTAGCTGTGGATGTTTCTTGCATTGTTGCTGTGACGAGTACAGTCGatatccaaataaaatataatggtcCCGCAAGAAGGACAATGTTTGGG GGCGACAATGCGGTAACAGCTCTTCTAACTGGACCAGGAATCGTGTTCATACAAAGTTTACCCTTTCCCCGTTTCTCTCAGCGAATTGCTAG GGCGgtgacatccccaaacatgaggGAAAATCCAAAGTTTTTCATACAGATTGCCATTTTCTTTTTCATGGCATATGTTGTCATTGTATCTTCATTATTATTGACAGATGTATga